The Terriglobales bacterium genome includes a window with the following:
- a CDS encoding phage portal protein, with protein sequence MALNGKDIDPGLVARVSGQSYASSSNPAANWFAPLQPQQVVAPKGSPARAFDYLTGINLVINPRHDEVVTYEHMRYVAENCPLVTLAIETRKDQITKQKWDVRLINDGSSTAEQVKAKAKTDPRIKNVKALLKKPDKELSWDGWLHKLLNEVLVTDSPAIQMRKTLGGDPYSLMIMDGTTITRKIALDGTTPLPPETAYQQIIKGVPYADFTTDELVFRPRNPRAHKLYGFSPVEQIIFMANIIMRRDLMKLNTYTEGNLPPALASVEDDWSADQIENFQQKFDAINQGNLAATRRLQFIPKINALHMLKQDVLKDDADEWFARIVMFAFSLPPTALTKVMNRASAEQAAESAEDEGLVPLMNWVGDLINELIQKFFGFDDIEFVWVPEKVVDPKAQSEIHKTYLDEGILTRNQILAQLGYDPIGDDGDVRTVITPNGPVPLSEVVMSMEDKQEAGLMPTKPVSAVPPPAAPKTGEPDPETEPTPKDKQDTKKFRNVLAAHYNDILEDLNPELRDPVIVSKLLEIERNG encoded by the coding sequence ATGGCATTAAACGGAAAAGATATTGATCCGGGCCTCGTAGCTCGTGTCAGCGGACAAAGCTACGCATCAAGCTCGAATCCCGCAGCGAATTGGTTTGCTCCTCTCCAGCCTCAACAGGTTGTAGCCCCCAAGGGTTCCCCGGCCCGTGCTTTCGACTACCTCACGGGCATAAACCTCGTCATCAATCCTCGTCACGATGAGGTCGTGACCTATGAGCACATGCGCTACGTGGCTGAAAACTGCCCGTTGGTGACGCTGGCAATCGAGACTCGCAAAGACCAGATCACAAAGCAAAAGTGGGACGTTCGTCTCATCAATGATGGCTCGTCCACAGCGGAACAGGTCAAAGCAAAAGCCAAAACCGATCCCCGCATTAAGAACGTTAAGGCTCTACTCAAGAAGCCGGACAAGGAACTTTCATGGGATGGCTGGCTGCACAAGTTGCTCAATGAAGTTTTGGTCACCGACTCTCCTGCGATCCAAATGCGCAAAACACTTGGCGGTGATCCCTATTCGCTGATGATCATGGATGGAACCACGATCACTCGCAAAATCGCTCTGGACGGCACGACCCCGCTCCCGCCCGAGACCGCGTATCAGCAGATCATCAAGGGCGTTCCGTACGCTGACTTCACGACAGACGAACTCGTATTTCGTCCACGCAATCCCCGTGCGCACAAGCTGTACGGATTCAGCCCGGTCGAACAGATCATTTTCATGGCGAACATCATCATGCGCCGTGACCTGATGAAGCTGAACACCTACACGGAAGGCAATCTACCGCCTGCATTGGCATCAGTTGAAGACGATTGGAGCGCCGATCAGATCGAAAATTTCCAGCAGAAGTTTGACGCTATCAACCAAGGTAACTTGGCGGCTACTCGCCGTCTCCAGTTCATTCCGAAAATCAACGCACTGCACATGCTCAAACAAGATGTGCTGAAGGATGATGCCGACGAATGGTTCGCACGCATCGTCATGTTCGCCTTCTCCCTACCTCCAACCGCTCTCACGAAAGTGATGAATCGTGCGTCGGCGGAACAGGCAGCCGAGTCCGCAGAGGATGAGGGTCTGGTTCCTTTGATGAATTGGGTTGGCGACCTCATCAACGAACTGATTCAGAAATTCTTCGGTTTCGATGACATCGAGTTCGTTTGGGTACCTGAGAAGGTTGTCGATCCCAAGGCGCAGTCAGAAATTCACAAGACTTACCTCGACGAAGGCATCCTGACACGCAACCAGATTCTTGCCCAGCTTGGCTACGATCCCATTGGGGACGATGGCGATGTCAGAACCGTAATAACTCCCAACGGCCCAGTTCCGCTGTCCGAAGTTGTGATGAGCATGGAAGACAAGCAGGAAGCCGGGCTCATGCCTACTAAGCCTGTGTCTGCGGTACCGCCTCCGGCTGCCCCGAAGACTGGTGAGCCTGATCCCGAGACCGAGCCCACGCCCAAGGATAAGCAGGACACGAAGAAATTCCGCAACGTCCTCGCCGCTCACTACAACGACATCCTCGAAGACTTGAATCCCGAATTGCGCGATCCGGTGATCGTTTCGAAGCTGCTAGAGATCGAACGCAATGGCTAA
- the terL gene encoding phage terminase large subunit — protein sequence MELKINPDKLDKLTPEEKREVDQLLFAEETRQMELDLYKFFKVAWKILEPKTDLQDSWHYRYICEWLMLVANGQFKERYPEADGLIINVPPRSLKSTIISIIFPVWCWINDPSKRFIVASYALSLSTDFSVKRRALITSKWFQQRWGRKFQLREDQNEKAKFFNDATGQMVAAGVKGTLTGVGGNILVLDDPLNPEQAASDSDRATANRWTDDTFLTRKDDPSKDVAVLVMQRLHEDDVTGMLLAKKNKWVHLCIPLEAEQDTDIVFPISNKAFVRPKGNVLTPKRNTPIVVEGLKLSPRKFAGQFQQRPAPKEGNIIKRSWIRYWGDPNDANSPSLPSDFKRGLLSFDCTFKGKSDNDYVSGLAVGVRGADRFLIDRTYRQMSFTQTLQAITEMRKKHPWCKEILVEDKANGPAIIDTLRSKVPGLIAVNPKGDKKERLEIASYTVESGNWYFPHPSICPWVEEFIENLVTFPNAKHDDDCDAFSQVEMRLGKGGGGAAFLAYYDKLLMGEQPDPDPTDDMPLAIPEGKTHFTVEEAKRYGLVK from the coding sequence ATGGAACTGAAGATCAATCCCGACAAACTAGATAAGTTGACGCCCGAGGAAAAGCGGGAAGTCGATCAACTCCTATTTGCGGAAGAGACGCGGCAGATGGAGCTTGATCTCTACAAATTTTTCAAAGTTGCTTGGAAAATTCTGGAGCCCAAGACTGATCTCCAAGATTCGTGGCACTACCGCTACATCTGCGAATGGTTGATGCTGGTGGCGAACGGTCAGTTCAAGGAACGCTACCCCGAAGCTGATGGCCTTATCATCAACGTCCCGCCGCGATCCCTGAAGTCCACCATCATTTCAATCATCTTCCCCGTCTGGTGCTGGATCAACGATCCCTCCAAACGATTCATCGTGGCTTCTTATGCGTTGTCCTTGTCTACGGACTTCAGCGTCAAGCGGCGTGCCCTGATCACGTCCAAATGGTTCCAGCAACGTTGGGGCCGTAAGTTCCAGTTGCGCGAAGACCAGAACGAGAAGGCGAAATTTTTCAACGATGCCACCGGGCAGATGGTGGCGGCTGGTGTTAAAGGCACACTGACGGGCGTCGGCGGCAACATCCTCGTGCTCGACGATCCGCTCAACCCTGAGCAGGCTGCGTCCGATAGCGACCGCGCCACGGCGAATCGCTGGACTGACGACACGTTTCTCACTCGTAAGGATGATCCGTCGAAGGATGTCGCCGTTCTGGTCATGCAGAGATTGCACGAGGATGACGTTACCGGGATGCTTCTCGCCAAAAAGAATAAGTGGGTTCACCTGTGCATCCCGCTCGAAGCTGAACAAGACACCGACATCGTGTTCCCGATCTCGAACAAGGCATTCGTTCGCCCCAAGGGCAACGTCCTGACGCCCAAGCGCAATACTCCCATCGTTGTTGAGGGTTTGAAGCTGTCTCCGCGCAAGTTCGCGGGGCAGTTCCAGCAGCGTCCGGCTCCCAAGGAAGGCAACATCATCAAGCGCAGTTGGATTCGCTATTGGGGTGATCCCAACGACGCCAACTCCCCGTCGCTACCGTCCGATTTCAAGCGGGGCTTGCTTTCATTCGACTGCACCTTCAAAGGTAAAAGCGACAACGACTACGTCTCCGGCTTGGCCGTGGGCGTCCGTGGAGCGGATCGCTTCTTGATCGACCGCACATATCGCCAGATGTCATTCACGCAAACGTTGCAGGCAATCACGGAAATGCGGAAGAAGCACCCATGGTGCAAAGAAATCTTGGTCGAAGACAAAGCAAACGGGCCTGCAATCATCGATACGCTGCGTTCCAAGGTGCCCGGACTCATTGCCGTCAATCCCAAGGGTGACAAGAAGGAACGTCTGGAGATCGCCAGCTACACCGTCGAATCCGGCAACTGGTATTTCCCGCATCCGTCCATCTGCCCATGGGTCGAGGAGTTCATCGAAAACCTCGTTACCTTCCCCAACGCCAAGCATGACGACGACTGCGATGCCTTCTCGCAAGTCGAAATGCGTTTGGGTAAGGGCGGCGGTGGCGCTGCCTTCCTCGCCTACTACGACAAGCTGCTCATGGGTGAACAGCCCGATCCCGATCCCACTGATGACATGCCTCTTGCGATCCCCGAAGGCAAGACCCACTTCACCGTGGAAGAAGCCAAGCGTTATGGCTTGGTGAAGTAA
- a CDS encoding 2'-5' RNA ligase family protein: MQDSPQYALVAYIRNTVGQFVENLRAELHPPHAHLPAHITILPPRRLAGTESEAISVLERLCPTVSAFDVSLGDVENFMPITPTVFIRVAFAAYRLRELHDALNTGALRYNEQWPYMPHLTIVKLDTMESAASALRIARERWANFHDPRKVKIQELTFVRQGEDCDHWIDIAPVRLGQHLAPTR; the protein is encoded by the coding sequence TTGCAAGATTCGCCCCAATACGCCCTCGTCGCTTACATCCGCAACACCGTCGGACAGTTTGTCGAGAATCTCCGGGCCGAGCTTCATCCGCCGCACGCCCATCTCCCGGCGCATATCACCATCCTTCCGCCCCGCCGTCTAGCCGGCACTGAAAGCGAAGCCATTTCCGTCCTTGAACGCCTCTGCCCTACCGTTTCGGCTTTCGATGTTTCCCTCGGCGACGTCGAAAACTTCATGCCGATCACACCCACGGTATTCATCCGCGTAGCATTTGCGGCGTACCGTCTTCGCGAACTCCACGACGCCCTCAACACCGGCGCACTACGTTACAACGAGCAGTGGCCCTACATGCCGCACCTCACCATCGTGAAGCTCGACACCATGGAATCCGCAGCAAGCGCGCTCCGTATTGCCCGCGAGCGCTGGGCGAACTTCCACGATCCGCGCAAAGTGAAAATCCAGGAGCTGACTTTCGTCCGACAGGGCGAAGATTGCGACCACTGGATCGATATCGCGCCCGTCCGTCTCGGCCAGCATCTCGCTCCCACCCGCTAG
- a CDS encoding nucleotide sugar dehydrogenase codes for MQIGVYGSGYLGSVISACIADFGLPVTCFDERSERIREVAQGRIPFFEKNLDEVIRRNVRSGRLLYSTDLSSASQRAQVIYLAEDDPSQIDGLALKLAQLARPRTVFVISSPVSVGTASKIQELFIKMGHGHHAVVSQPLFFTSGCAVEDFNWPDRILLGTLSSEAVMTLKQIYRPLVMRGVPVIVTNHETAELVREASTAFVATKIAFINEIASLSEHVKADAVDLALALGLDKKIGPRCLQPGAGFGGPFVEADMDSLAQLATDKGVALQILGAARQVNQSMPERIISKISSMLDSIDGKELGILGLAFKPNTNSIAGSSALSLARDLISRGANVRAYDPVATDAARSAIETLHCCDNAYAAAEGVDALVVGTGWPEFRALDFSKIKKLLKRPIIVDTKNLLDSHRLRSMGFQYVGVGRAS; via the coding sequence ATGCAGATCGGTGTTTATGGTTCCGGGTATCTTGGCAGCGTCATCTCCGCATGCATCGCGGATTTTGGACTGCCCGTCACCTGCTTCGACGAGCGTTCGGAGCGTATCCGCGAGGTCGCTCAAGGCCGCATTCCATTCTTCGAAAAGAATCTCGACGAAGTGATTCGCCGCAATGTTCGATCCGGACGCCTGCTCTACTCCACTGACCTCTCGTCCGCCTCGCAGCGCGCACAGGTGATATACCTCGCCGAAGACGATCCGTCGCAGATCGATGGTCTCGCACTAAAACTGGCGCAACTGGCGCGGCCGCGGACTGTTTTCGTCATCAGCAGTCCGGTTTCGGTCGGCACGGCATCGAAGATCCAGGAACTCTTCATCAAGATGGGTCATGGCCACCACGCGGTGGTTTCGCAGCCGCTCTTCTTCACCTCCGGTTGTGCCGTGGAAGACTTTAACTGGCCCGATCGCATTTTGCTCGGCACGCTATCGAGCGAAGCCGTTATGACTTTGAAGCAGATCTATCGTCCGCTCGTGATGCGCGGTGTGCCCGTCATCGTGACGAATCACGAAACGGCTGAACTCGTGCGCGAAGCGTCGACAGCGTTCGTGGCGACGAAGATCGCTTTCATCAACGAGATCGCCTCGCTCAGCGAGCATGTAAAGGCCGACGCAGTCGACCTGGCGCTCGCGCTTGGGCTGGACAAGAAGATCGGCCCACGGTGCTTGCAGCCTGGCGCGGGATTTGGCGGTCCATTCGTAGAGGCCGACATGGATTCGCTGGCCCAGTTGGCGACCGACAAGGGAGTCGCTCTCCAGATCTTGGGTGCGGCGCGGCAGGTGAACCAGTCCATGCCGGAACGCATCATCAGCAAGATCTCCTCCATGCTCGACAGCATCGACGGCAAGGAACTTGGCATTCTCGGCTTGGCGTTTAAGCCAAATACCAACTCCATCGCCGGGTCATCGGCACTTTCGCTGGCGCGTGACCTCATCAGCCGCGGCGCCAACGTTCGGGCCTATGATCCAGTCGCAACGGATGCCGCTCGCTCAGCCATTGAAACCCTGCACTGCTGCGACAATGCTTATGCAGCCGCAGAAGGCGTGGACGCGCTGGTTGTTGGCACCGGATGGCCGGAGTTCCGCGCGCTCGATTTCAGCAAGATCAAGAAATTGCTGAAACGTCCGATCATCGTGGACACCAAGAACTTGCTCGACTCTCATCGCCTCCGCTCCATGGGCTTCCAATACGTGGGAGTCGGTCGGGCGTCCTAG
- a CDS encoding tyrosine-type recombinase/integrase yields the protein MDAKFEQFCKERQYLANVSPRTIEWYKESLKWLGTPDPTEDDLKAFVMRMRQKGLKATSCNNRIRAINAYLHWASGNSNIKCSPMCKHHRVSKLKEPQCVLPTFSQDDIKKFMNWKPKTKSRQRLQTLVLLLADTGVRLNEALDLKWDNVDLDNLLITVRGKGDKERKVPFSFELRRFLFKWKQKSEGSFLAFQTRTGNKLGKRVVLRDVKNLCTNLKIKIPARTIHAFRHSFALNYLRSGGSVFHLQRALGHSSLEMTRRYSNLQTSDLQAVHQRVSMLAAAH from the coding sequence ATGGACGCTAAGTTCGAGCAGTTTTGCAAAGAACGTCAGTACCTCGCCAACGTCAGTCCGCGCACAATCGAATGGTACAAAGAGTCATTGAAATGGCTCGGCACCCCTGATCCCACTGAAGACGATCTGAAGGCGTTCGTCATGCGCATGCGCCAGAAGGGATTGAAGGCAACCTCATGCAACAACCGCATCCGTGCGATCAATGCGTATCTGCATTGGGCCTCCGGGAACTCGAATATCAAATGCAGTCCGATGTGCAAACACCATCGAGTATCCAAATTGAAAGAGCCGCAATGCGTGTTGCCGACGTTCTCGCAGGACGACATCAAGAAGTTCATGAACTGGAAGCCGAAGACCAAGTCCCGGCAGCGCCTCCAGACGCTCGTGCTCTTGCTTGCCGATACCGGAGTCCGTCTGAACGAGGCGCTTGATCTGAAATGGGACAACGTGGACTTGGACAACCTGCTGATCACCGTCCGGGGCAAGGGCGACAAAGAGCGCAAGGTGCCGTTCTCGTTCGAGCTTCGAAGATTCCTGTTCAAGTGGAAGCAGAAGTCGGAAGGGTCGTTCCTCGCCTTCCAGACCCGCACCGGGAACAAACTCGGTAAGCGGGTGGTCTTGCGTGACGTTAAGAACCTCTGCACGAATTTGAAGATCAAGATTCCGGCGAGGACGATCCACGCATTCCGCCACTCGTTCGCTCTGAACTACCTACGGTCGGGCGGATCGGTCTTTCACCTTCAACGTGCGCTCGGTCACTCCAGCCTTGAGATGACCCGCCGCTATTCCAACCTCCAAACGTCCGACCTGCAAGCCGTCCACCAGCGAGTCTCCATGCTGGCTGCCGCGCACTAA
- a CDS encoding phage minor head protein, translated as MAKKITVSPAATYPKKRKAERAMARTLKKMFKGTKKDALPDMVEAYRRVMEEHRVSKAIGGERDHILDELDLDSWIAEIDALSGSVSDVQVEAAKRALTALKVSDDDDLFDKVSELAVQAAKDRAAELVGMKWDGDKLVPNPSAEWAITEATREGIRDMVETALTDGLTVDEFAKKLMDSYMFSDSRAETIARTEIARAHVDGTMEAWKASGLVTGKRWLTGSEHDDGSDCDCADNEDDGVIDLDDAFSSGDDAPPAHPNCVCVLVTSLLDSAEE; from the coding sequence ATGGCTAAGAAGATCACCGTTTCTCCAGCCGCCACCTACCCGAAGAAGCGGAAGGCTGAGCGTGCCATGGCGAGAACGCTGAAGAAGATGTTCAAGGGGACGAAGAAGGACGCGCTCCCCGACATGGTGGAAGCATATCGCCGTGTCATGGAAGAGCATCGTGTCTCGAAAGCCATCGGCGGCGAACGTGACCACATTCTCGATGAGCTTGACCTCGATTCTTGGATCGCCGAGATTGACGCCCTCTCGGGTTCCGTCAGTGACGTTCAGGTTGAAGCTGCGAAGCGTGCGTTAACCGCTCTCAAAGTCAGCGATGACGACGATCTCTTCGACAAGGTCAGTGAGTTAGCGGTACAGGCCGCAAAGGATAGGGCCGCCGAGTTGGTCGGCATGAAATGGGACGGCGACAAGCTGGTTCCCAATCCATCAGCAGAGTGGGCGATCACCGAAGCCACCCGTGAGGGGATCAGGGACATGGTCGAGACTGCTCTCACCGATGGCCTGACTGTGGATGAGTTCGCCAAGAAGCTGATGGATTCGTACATGTTCAGCGACAGCCGGGCAGAAACCATCGCCCGTACCGAGATAGCTCGTGCTCATGTCGATGGCACCATGGAGGCTTGGAAGGCATCGGGGCTGGTGACGGGTAAGCGTTGGCTTACAGGCTCAGAACATGACGATGGTTCTGATTGCGACTGTGCTGATAACGAAGATGACGGCGTAATCGACCTCGATGATGCCTTTAGTTCCGGTGACGATGCCCCGCCTGCGCACCCGAATTGCGTTTGCGTGCTCGTGACATCCCTGTTGGATTCCGCAGAAGAGTAG
- a CDS encoding restriction endonuclease produces MPKSDLPFGSEFSPSNIDLKTVLEFAAKHGGDNKAFENAVHDAFFSEKKFPNTSEYNRRKRANNTNLGLRAYRIVDDNATLTEFGKTLHELRDKPKELHDALAKHILLNLHGTTLVQTIQDMQASGEDVNLNSLREWLDERGVHFPRGGKHASMMKLWLERAGIFSHSGWRINEARLQEVRGIGTLELEALAKLNPGQRFFLRTMLNLGTTGKTSASEVEKLATATYGFKYNEKGLAKDILYPLEKAGYITVEKTSRAKSPIVQPTEKLLKEIFEPLLQQLEKQTTEDLRPLLRKPLAEIVKELSSEDKHIKGLALETLAFKLMRFIDLDYVMTRLRGAATGGAEVDVIFESGRLVFSRWQVQCKNTGTVSLDDVAKEVGLTHFLKSNVIVIVSTGDIGSEARRYANKIMRDSNLAIVMIDRGDIEGIIGSPVHILDVLNREAKHAMKLKVLEL; encoded by the coding sequence ATGCCAAAAAGCGATTTGCCGTTCGGGAGCGAATTCTCTCCCTCGAATATCGACCTGAAGACCGTGCTGGAGTTCGCGGCCAAACACGGCGGCGACAACAAGGCGTTCGAAAACGCCGTCCATGACGCATTTTTCAGCGAAAAGAAGTTTCCCAATACAAGCGAATACAACCGTCGCAAACGGGCGAACAATACCAATCTCGGGCTGCGTGCATATCGCATCGTCGATGACAACGCCACCCTGACCGAGTTTGGCAAGACGCTCCATGAACTGCGCGACAAGCCGAAGGAACTCCACGACGCTCTTGCAAAGCACATCCTCTTGAACCTCCACGGCACTACCCTCGTCCAAACGATTCAGGATATGCAAGCGTCCGGCGAGGACGTGAACCTTAACAGCTTGCGTGAATGGCTGGATGAACGCGGAGTTCATTTCCCTCGTGGCGGCAAGCACGCAAGCATGATGAAGCTGTGGCTGGAGAGAGCAGGTATCTTCTCTCACTCCGGATGGCGGATCAACGAAGCGCGGCTGCAAGAAGTTCGTGGCATCGGCACACTGGAACTTGAGGCACTTGCCAAGCTCAATCCCGGTCAGCGGTTCTTTCTCCGCACGATGCTCAATCTCGGTACGACTGGAAAGACATCTGCCAGCGAAGTCGAGAAACTCGCAACGGCGACCTACGGCTTCAAATACAACGAAAAGGGTTTGGCGAAGGACATCCTGTATCCGCTCGAAAAAGCCGGATACATCACGGTCGAGAAGACCAGTCGAGCGAAGTCTCCGATTGTGCAGCCGACCGAGAAGCTGCTCAAAGAGATTTTCGAACCGCTACTTCAGCAACTCGAAAAGCAGACGACCGAAGACTTGCGTCCGCTGCTGCGAAAGCCACTCGCAGAAATCGTCAAGGAACTGTCGTCCGAAGACAAACACATCAAGGGACTGGCGCTTGAGACGCTTGCGTTCAAGCTGATGCGGTTCATCGATCTGGATTATGTGATGACTCGCCTGCGTGGGGCAGCGACGGGCGGGGCGGAAGTGGATGTGATATTCGAGTCGGGTCGATTGGTGTTTTCTCGCTGGCAGGTTCAGTGCAAAAACACCGGAACGGTCTCGCTCGACGATGTTGCCAAAGAGGTTGGGCTCACGCATTTCTTGAAGAGCAACGTGATTGTGATTGTGAGCACGGGAGATATTGGTAGCGAGGCACGACGCTACGCGAACAAGATCATGCGCGACTCAAACCTCGCAATAGTAATGATTGACCGAGGCGATATTGAGGGTATTATTGGGTCACCAGTTCACATTCTCGATGTGCTGAACCGTGAGGCCAAGCACGCCATGAAACTCAAGGTGTTGGAACTGTAG
- a CDS encoding XkdF-like putative serine protease domain-containing protein, producing the protein MVEQLFIPIRKVDAEQRLVYGVLAAETPDLSGEILDYESSKAAFQEWSEGISKVTDGKSKGNLRVMHNPKVAGKFTQLEFNDDAKQVEVVAKIEADDEWKLVETGCYTGFSIGAKAAWRKKDEANPKLVRYAVGKMIEGSIVDLPCIPTATFEYIKAGVPEIRKFTASENSNSSVSKPYEVTVMPDFKTQFKSVLPLLEKIGTADRMVGFTQKTAQSAGIRKSLWDVSDLACCLMTINWIRQNLKFEAEIEGDGSAVPEQLRTWLDEGSEILQALVAEETAELTADAPSQAEGMMTMAAEPEVTKTDVKPEEATNKAAEPEVEKTEQVEAPAQTDVEKSVEALVQKKFNEAVSGLKTEMDEQKAALTSLVDSVKTIADALTVLKATPAPVKGVITVTKAEDNGAPKAEAPKDAASAFKMALAPEKAMPVIG; encoded by the coding sequence ATGGTCGAGCAGCTTTTTATTCCTATTCGCAAAGTAGACGCAGAGCAGCGTCTCGTGTACGGCGTTCTCGCCGCCGAAACCCCTGATCTTTCCGGGGAAATCCTCGATTACGAATCTTCCAAGGCGGCTTTTCAGGAGTGGTCGGAAGGCATCTCCAAGGTGACCGATGGCAAGTCGAAGGGCAACCTGCGTGTCATGCACAACCCGAAGGTCGCCGGGAAGTTTACGCAGCTTGAATTTAACGATGACGCCAAGCAGGTCGAAGTTGTTGCCAAGATCGAAGCTGATGACGAATGGAAGCTGGTGGAGACTGGCTGCTATACAGGCTTCTCGATTGGAGCCAAGGCAGCATGGCGAAAGAAAGATGAGGCTAACCCGAAGCTAGTTCGTTATGCAGTAGGCAAGATGATCGAAGGCTCCATCGTCGATCTGCCGTGTATTCCCACAGCCACCTTCGAGTACATCAAGGCTGGCGTCCCTGAAATCCGCAAGTTCACCGCTTCTGAGAATTCCAACTCTTCTGTCAGCAAGCCGTATGAAGTAACTGTAATGCCTGACTTCAAGACACAGTTCAAGTCCGTCCTGCCTCTGCTCGAAAAGATCGGCACGGCAGACCGCATGGTTGGCTTCACACAGAAGACGGCCCAGTCGGCGGGTATCCGCAAATCCCTGTGGGACGTTAGCGATCTCGCTTGTTGCCTGATGACGATCAATTGGATTCGCCAGAACCTCAAGTTCGAAGCGGAGATTGAAGGCGACGGTAGCGCCGTACCCGAACAATTGCGCACTTGGCTGGATGAAGGCTCAGAGATTTTACAAGCTTTGGTCGCGGAAGAGACTGCCGAACTTACGGCTGATGCCCCGAGCCAAGCAGAAGGAATGATGACCATGGCTGCTGAACCTGAAGTAACCAAGACCGACGTAAAGCCTGAAGAGGCGACCAACAAGGCTGCTGAACCTGAAGTTGAAAAGACCGAACAGGTAGAAGCGCCAGCCCAGACCGACGTTGAGAAATCCGTCGAGGCTCTGGTGCAGAAAAAGTTTAACGAAGCTGTGAGTGGGCTGAAGACCGAGATGGATGAGCAGAAGGCCGCTCTTACCTCCCTCGTGGATTCGGTGAAGACCATCGCAGATGCCCTGACTGTGCTCAAGGCGACCCCGGCTCCCGTGAAAGGTGTCATCACCGTCACCAAGGCTGAGGACAACGGAGCACCAAAGGCAGAAGCACCGAAGGACGCCGCAAGCGCCTTCAAGATGGCCCTCGCTCCCGAGAAGGCAATGCCAGTCATTGGCTAG
- a CDS encoding zinc ribbon domain-containing protein: MDVPNKFCPTCGSTLAPELQPEVDGAIDLYHATCANCQTTAQLVFQKFSKVWQVKSLTPVPQTHAVVVPFTKLSLPVGLGIVSARAESSYFVLEVTGDVAEDAAFTLTLVPETDHA, encoded by the coding sequence ATGGACGTTCCCAACAAATTCTGTCCGACATGCGGCAGCACACTCGCACCGGAGCTTCAGCCTGAAGTCGATGGTGCCATCGATCTGTATCACGCAACGTGCGCCAATTGTCAGACCACAGCGCAATTAGTTTTTCAGAAATTTTCCAAAGTCTGGCAGGTCAAGTCACTCACCCCGGTGCCGCAGACGCATGCGGTCGTGGTGCCCTTCACCAAGTTGTCCCTGCCTGTGGGCCTCGGCATTGTCTCCGCTCGTGCGGAGTCCAGCTACTTCGTGCTCGAAGTCACTGGCGATGTCGCCGAGGACGCAGCCTTCACGCTCACGTTGGTGCCTGAGACCGATCATGCTTAA
- a CDS encoding restriction endonuclease, which produces MNTARKGRAFEHEIRKLLRAAGFSVIRGAGSKGELLDEKVDLVATKLTRDTEYTAFLTVIGVQCKAKARK; this is translated from the coding sequence ATGAACACCGCACGTAAAGGTCGGGCTTTCGAGCACGAGATTCGCAAGCTCCTGCGTGCAGCAGGGTTCAGCGTGATCCGTGGCGCAGGCTCGAAGGGTGAATTGCTCGACGAGAAAGTCGATCTCGTTGCTACCAAGCTTACCCGTGACACCGAGTACACAGCATTCCTCACCGTGATCGGCGTGCAGTGCAAGGCAAAGGCCCGGAAATGA